The genomic DNA AAAAAGAATGCTAGAAATTATCAAACTATATTATAAATGATCAGACTTTATTAAACGTTAATATAAACGCACAGGAGCAATTTGGAATGCAATGATATGTGTTGTTGGGGCTCAGTTTGCTACCAGGGTTTTCTGAGTCACAGACTCTCAGGCAAACTGGTGCACAAGATCGACAAACAAAAACCAAGGTCGAAACCTTGGTTTTATGTAGTGCAGTGAATTGTTGTTTGTCGTCAAAACCACATTAACACTGCTCTAGCGGATCTTGCCAATAATCATCCCTCGACTAGAAATGATAAGACGTCTGGATCACACCACCGACGGCGTTATCACTGCCAAACATTCCGGTAAAATCAAAACGAAATGCATCACCCACGTTAAAGCCAGTCCCAACCGAATAAATATCGACAGTGGTATCTTCCAAATCATGGCGATAGCCTACACGCAGAGCCAGCCAGTCAGTCGGGCGCATTTCACCGCCAACGCGCCAGTATTGAGTGCCGGCAAGCGACTCAAAACGCTGGTATTCAGTCAAATCGATATCGCTTGTTATCGTAAAGTCTGACCAATCATAGGCAATACCCGCTGTAACTAATGGTTCTACTTGGTAGCTAACTGTACGATTGTTAATCGCGAGTGTATCGACATCTTGGCTGATGAGGTTTTTACCCACCAATGCCAAGGTCATCCCTTCCATTGGCTGCAACGCAATGCCCACATCCACATTGAATGAAGTCTCATCGGTACGGTATTTATCATCATCGAAGTCTGAAGCTTCAAAGTTGTTGGCACTCACCGCATAAAAATAGGCATCTACACGCTGAATTTTAGGACTGATCCCCACAGTCACAGGCATATTGACGATAGAAAAAGGCATACTGAATGCCACACCAATATCGGTGGTCGAGCCCGCAGCGACAATACCAGCAGAATCAAGATCGTTAATTTGTGGCGGGTTCAAAGGATCAATGGTCGACAACATATCAATATCAGATTGCTCAATAGCAGCCAAGCCAATAGCATCCATATAAGTATTTAAGAAAATAGCCATGGGAATGCGCGTTGTCGGCAATGCCAGCGCAAAACCAAAGCCTGCACTCACATAACCAGAGGTATTTTGCAAGGCCTGCAAGTCGTCAATTAACTCACCACGATATTGATTAATTCCACTGACATCGCTAGCACTGATTGCTGCATCGAGTCCATCATAAGAGTCCTGCAGGTTATCGAATTTATCAATCATATCGTCTTTATCAGCGCCATCAGCCCCTAGAACTGGCAAAAGTAAGGCATAATCATCGGTCTTGTTAGCGTAAAAGCCTATCAAAGCCGGGTTGGCTAACGCCGCCCCTTCTAGACTCGATGAAGCAACGGCAGCGCCTCCCATCGCATCACTTCTTGCTTCATAATAATGCTGGCCCGCGAAGGCTATCGAGCATGGCATCAATGTTAAGCAAAGCGCCAGTTTTGTCATTCTCATCATACTATCCCTAAGTCTTTTATTTATTTTTATGAATATATACTACTAAAATGTACATTACCTTGATGAAAGACCATTTTTATTCATAAATTGCTATGTTCTATAATACTTTTGTCCAGCATTAGCCGACTTTTATACTTGCTGTTTATCTCGCTTTGCACAACGTTACCCCCCAGTATCCAAACCTACTAGGACCGTTGTCGCTTCAATTGATTTTATCAATAAACAGGGTGCGGTAAGTTAAAGCGAGTGGATTATCAAAGGTATTCAAATCAGTTTAAAGAAGCCATATTAAATAAGCTCAATAGATTTCAACAATGTAAGAATTACAAGCTTATCGACCGGTGGTTCAGGCGGTGAAGACCGTTTGACCGAGAATTTATCATTCAGTTTTAGCGATGCTACCTACACTTATACACCGCAAACAAGATATACAAGTCCTGGCACGCCGATTACTGGAACTATTGGCGGTTGCTAATATCGTGCATTCGTAAATATTAAATTGCGCTCAACGATCTTAGCAAAAATTGGTTTGAGCGCATCATTAATAAAAGTTGAACGGTATGGCTGAAATTTCGCTTCGTTAATTCTAGTCACATCAATATTGAATACTTGTCTCAACTAATTAAACTTTCAAATTTTTCAATCGGCAGAGGTTTGCTAAATAAATGTATCCGTCCGGCGATTGCCGTCTAGTCTTGCCTAACTTAACATCCCATGGTAGCAAATGCTCGATGCTCGGCTCAAAATACATAGCCAGATATGGCTATGTTAATTCAATAGCCAGAGCGATAGACCCAAGTTACTGTTAGCTTAAAGCCTCACCTAGGTAATCCAGTAGCATGCGAACTTTTGGTGATAAGTGCCTATTATGCGGATAGAGAGCCCAGATCCCCTCTTCGGGTTGTCGATTAAGCTCTAAGACTGGCACCAGCTGACCAGATTGAATGAAAGGTAAAACATAATAATCGGGTAATTGTATTATGCCTATACTCTTGATTGCCGCATCGACAAGTGCATGACCGCTATTGCAGCTTAAATTACCTCTGACTCTGATATTTCTTGTCTTACCATTTTCTTGAAAGCGCCAGTAATCTAGTGTGCCTTGCAAGCAATTATGTTGATCTAACTCAGACAATGAGTGAGGCAAGCCATATGTTGCAAGGTAATGAGGTGAAGTGCAAACATATTGAGTCCTCGAACCTAGCCTTTTTGCCATCATACTTGAGTCTTCGAGTTGTCCCAGCCTAATGGCGAGATCGAAGCCTTCATCAATCATGTCGACCTTCTGGTTTGTTAAGGTTATTTTGATCTCAAGTTCGGGGTATTTGGCGATAAAATCATTGATTAACGGTGCTATCGTCCCTTCACCATAGGTTACTGGAGCGGTAATCTTTAACAGTCCCCTAGGCGTGCTCTGCAAGTTAGTGATGGCACGCTCCGCTTCTTCGAGTCCATCGAGTACCTGGCGACAATGTTGATAATAGACTTTTCCCACTTCAGTGACTGATACTTTTCGTGTGGTTCGATGAAACAGTTTAGTTGCCATTCTGGTTTCCAGCGCGCTGACCTGTCTGCTGACTTGCGCTGTGGAGATCTCCAGATGTTGTGCTGCCTTGGTAAAGCTTTCAGCTTCTGCTACAGCAACGAATTCACTTACCCCTTCCCACTTCATCATTGTTACCCTTATGAAATTATTCTCAGCAAATATAGAGTAATTATTACCAAATTTGAGTTAAAAGCAATTTAAATTTAAATCTCATTTAAAATCGCTATCACATCCTAGCCATCGTTATAGCAAGAGTGTTAATGGTTTTTATTATTACTACAAGTAAAAAGTGTTTTCCAATTTGCATGGATTATCAACTTATTCATAAAGAATATAATCACTGCCATCGAATGACCAAGAAGTCGTCCAGCCTCAGTTTAAATCGTTCCATATGATGTAGATAGGCTGCAAATATTTTTTTTAATCTAAGGAAATACACATGAGTACAACATTTTATATGCCTGCGATGTCGATGATGGGACCCGATGCCATTAAGCAACTCGGTAGCGAGCTCAAGGCTAGAAACTTTAATAAAGCGCTTATCGTGACAGATAAGACGCTGGTCGATATTAAATTAGTCGACA from Shewanella psychromarinicola includes the following:
- a CDS encoding conjugal transfer protein TraF, with the translated sequence MRMTKLALCLTLMPCSIAFAGQHYYEARSDAMGGAAVASSSLEGAALANPALIGFYANKTDDYALLLPVLGADGADKDDMIDKFDNLQDSYDGLDAAISASDVSGINQYRGELIDDLQALQNTSGYVSAGFGFALALPTTRIPMAIFLNTYMDAIGLAAIEQSDIDMLSTIDPLNPPQINDLDSAGIVAAGSTTDIGVAFSMPFSIVNMPVTVGISPKIQRVDAYFYAVSANNFEASDFDDDKYRTDETSFNVDVGIALQPMEGMTLALVGKNLISQDVDTLAINNRTVSYQVEPLVTAGIAYDWSDFTITSDIDLTEYQRFESLAGTQYWRVGGEMRPTDWLALRVGYRHDLEDTTVDIYSVGTGFNVGDAFRFDFTGMFGSDNAVGGVIQTSYHF
- a CDS encoding LysR substrate-binding domain-containing protein, which gives rise to MMKWEGVSEFVAVAEAESFTKAAQHLEISTAQVSRQVSALETRMATKLFHRTTRKVSVTEVGKVYYQHCRQVLDGLEEAERAITNLQSTPRGLLKITAPVTYGEGTIAPLINDFIAKYPELEIKITLTNQKVDMIDEGFDLAIRLGQLEDSSMMAKRLGSRTQYVCTSPHYLATYGLPHSLSELDQHNCLQGTLDYWRFQENGKTRNIRVRGNLSCNSGHALVDAAIKSIGIIQLPDYYVLPFIQSGQLVPVLELNRQPEEGIWALYPHNRHLSPKVRMLLDYLGEALS